The window AttatataatgttaaaaaacTAAAGTATTGTTtgctttcttaattttttattttggttttttttttaaaccttttgttaacttattatttatttcttaaaattttttattaaataaaaaatatatgatttcttctaaatattaaaaataatttattattattttacttatttaataaaaataaaatataaaaaaataaacagtttaatatttaatattattaactattatttaatttttaattttaattaaaattaagtaaaaaaacaaacattaaatGTCTTCATTGCAACGTTCAACGTTATCTACtctattcttttataaaatcttttattttaggaaattttagtTTCCAAATGAAGTAGACATGAGAAAAATAACAATTGcgttaaatttaattgaaataagtaaataataaaaaacacttGAATGGATTAAggaccaattttttttatgccaAGGGAAGATGGTGGTGATATATGGACTTGAGCAAGAATTTCATAATTTCtcaaaagaaagataaagacgAAAAAACAACATTTATTAAAAGATAGATACATTAGGATATCATATTcaaatttggtatttttcaaACTGCACCGTTTCGTTTTTCACTTCATCTAATTTTACCTtcaattcattttttccttattttatttcttgaaacATGTACCGACAAAAACCCCTGTACCCATGTTTCAGGACAGAGTGAGGTAGCCTTCCAGCTCCGGCCTCTCCTCCGGGCGCACAAGCTTCTCAACTATCTGGCTCATCGTGGGTCTTGAGTCCCTGTCTTCCTCCACACATTCCAAGGCAACACTAATCAGAATTTCCAACTGGCGCATGTCGCATCCGCCTTGCATCACAGGGTCCAGGATGCCTTCAATCCACGACCCCCTGGCACCAATCCCATTCTTTCGATCCCTCACCCATTTAATCAATCCACGCTGCTCTGTCTCTCCTTGGGCATCAGTATCGGGGATAGCAGTTGGGCTCTTCCCTGTCACCATCTCCAAAACCACGATTCCATAGCTATAAACGTCTACCTTGGAGGTTATGGGAAGGTTGAATACCCATTCAGGAGCCATGTATCCTCTGGTTCCTCTGATCCTCGAGAAACTTGAATTGTCAAGCCCTCCTCTGTTTCGCAGTTTCGACATCCCAAAATCGGCCACTTTTGGCTGGTAATCAGAGTCCAAGAGTATGTTCTGAGGCTTGACGTCACAGTGCAGAACCCACTCCAAGCATTCTTCGTGTAAATAAGCTAGGCCTCTGGCCGTGCCAAGCGCTATTTGGAACCTCTTCTCCCAATCAAGAGTATTGGAAGATAGCTTTTGTGCCAAGGATCCATGTTCCATGTACTCATACACCAACAGCCGGTGCTTCCCCTCTATGCAATATCCCCACGTCTCTATTAAGTTCATGTGATTAAGCCTTCCAATGGTGCTCACTTCTGCTAGAAATTCTGCTTCTCCTTGATTGGCTTCTTTGAGGCGCTTGATTGCTGCCACTCGACGATCAAGCAATACACCTTTATATACCACTCCTCCACCTCCTCTTCCAATCTCTTGGGTGAAACCTCGCGTGGCCTTCTTCAACTCTGCATAGCTGAATCTTTTAAACCCGTTTGCAACGAGGATGTAGCCTTGCATGGTCGAGACTGGATCATGGTGTACCCTAAATAAGAAAAGCCATACCAGCAAGACAGTTACCCCCTCTAGAACTCCCAGTACGTAGGCAAACCACAGCAAAAACTTCAATGGCCCATTTTCATGGCCCTTGCGATATGTTCTGTCTAGCTGTATATAACGAGTGTTGCCTGAACAATTCATGGTGAATTCTTCAAGAGGATCATATCTGGGAAAGAGACTAGCCTTAGGCAGTTTTAGATACATGGTTCCAGGATAATTTGGCGAACTGAATCCATTAAGCAAGAGGGTCTTTGGGTAACAATCGTAAAGGCCGTCGCTAAAATTTAGCAGGAAGGCCTTGCATTTGCACAACTGTAAGCATAGATTTTCACAGCTTTCATAGGTGTAATTGGGGTAGTGACCATAGTCATAGCCGTAGAGTTGAACATGAGGGAGTGGGAAGAAGCCCACCTCAGTTTGGTTACAAGCGATATCAGTTTCTGGTGCGCACCCATAAGACCAGTCAGTTGAATTTACAATCTTGAATCCAGGCATGCAAGAGCATCCTCTGCCATAAGCAGGGATGTAACTGCAGAGACTGTTGGGTCCGCAGATGCCATGAATCTGGCATGGTTGGGAGATAGCCTGCCATGAAACCGACCAGGTTCCTCTCGTTTCTTCTAGACTATACATTCTAAGATTGCCATCGAAATCGAGGGCCAATCTTCTCTGAGGCCCCGCACCAAAATCCGCTGACCGAAATGCCAAATCATCTGATGCTCTATAATAACCCAAAGAATCGAATACTGCGATTCGACTGTTGTTGTATGTGCTCCTTCCAGCATCCCAGGTCACCAGGCTTGGGTCTGGCCAGTAGATGCTGGAAACCTCAGTACCATTGAAGAGAAGGCGGATGACGTTATCACTGTCAAAAAATAGCTTATAAAAACCAGAAGAATAGTTGCTTTGGCTTCTTGAGGAGATAAGGCTGGTATCTTTGGTCAGTATCTGGTGAGGAAGAAGAGTATCTGTGGGTGAGTCAAAGCTCTGCCAAATCACCGTCTTCTCCCAAGCATATAGAACAAGATTGCCGGTGTTAAGGAGCTGTAATCTCGCAGATGAGGTTGAAACGGTGTTGATCATCCAAACCATGATTTTACCAGCATCAGTTAAGATGAGATTGCCATTCCTCAACAAAGAAAGCTTGGAGCCTCTACCGTTGACCGGTTGGTCACGGTTCGCCATCCAAACTGTCGTTGCACCCGATGATTTTGTGAACCATATGGCGAAGCAGAAAGTGTTGTTGCCGACCTGATAAAACCCAGCAGAGAATATACCATTTGCTGAAATGAGAACATCATTTGATTTCTCCACGGAAAGAGACGAGCCTTCGCTCAGAGTATCATAAGTTTCAGATGAAGATGGATAGCAAGTTAATAGCAAAGccaaaacaaagaaaccaaCTGTCCTATCCATGAGTTTTGGGATATGGTTTATGTGCTCTGTTTCCTGATCAGATATTGGAAATGGAGAATGCAAGTGTATGGTGCTACCAgagtttagaaaataaattgactccTTGACTGGGGTAAAGTGGGAAATTCACATTGCCCCTCTGGCCAAGTTTTGCTTGCGCCATCGTGTTGGGTTTCTAAAAGCATTTCATGTCAACGTCAAAATAATGGGATGAAGACCCGCTATTTTTAATGGGATCTATTTTGATTGGATGACTTGGGCCATTCAAAATTTGCAGTTTCCACTTGGAACAACAAAATTATTATGAGATACGTCATTCTGAAGAAAGATTCTAGAAATAAGATGTTTAATTGATCTCTTTTCCATGTAGCTGAACTCGTCAACTGTGAGTCTGAGCCATATGATTTCTGTGCCATACAGAAGCTTATCGTTCCAAGTTGCCTGTTCAAAGGTTAACCTGTGAACAGTTTGGATCCAAATACAATGAATGTGATGAAATTTACTGAAACCGGGACTCTCTGACTGGCCAGTGGCCTTTATGAGTTTTATTTTAGAGGTGACGTCTGATGTTGATTGGCCAGAGCAGGGAAAGATCAAATGGGAAACGACGGTCACAACTTGTGGGGTGACTTTCCATTCGCCAAGGAACACTTCAAAGAAATTATCCCTAATTTTTAAACGCTTAATTATTGCGATTCGAGGggtaaaacattttcttttattcaatcaagattgaatttaaaatcatagtGTTGGTATTACTCCCTCTCTTTTTATCCTTTTCTTATTCTATCTAATAGTAGTTTTCTCGCCGCCTTTGTGGGCCAAGATGAACTAATG is drawn from Vitis riparia cultivar Riparia Gloire de Montpellier isolate 1030 chromosome 18, EGFV_Vit.rip_1.0, whole genome shotgun sequence and contains these coding sequences:
- the LOC117907941 gene encoding putative receptor protein kinase ZmPK1; translation: MDRTVGFFVLALLLTCYPSSSETYDTLSEGSSLSVEKSNDVLISANGIFSAGFYQVGNNTFCFAIWFTKSSGATTVWMANRDQPVNGRGSKLSLLRNGNLILTDAGKIMVWMINTVSTSSARLQLLNTGNLVLYAWEKTVIWQSFDSPTDTLLPHQILTKDTSLISSRSQSNYSSGFYKLFFDSDNVIRLLFNGTEVSSIYWPDPSLVTWDAGRSTYNNSRIAVFDSLGYYRASDDLAFRSADFGAGPQRRLALDFDGNLRMYSLEETRGTWSVSWQAISQPCQIHGICGPNSLCSYIPAYGRGCSCMPGFKIVNSTDWSYGCAPETDIACNQTEVGFFPLPHVQLYGYDYGHYPNYTYESCENLCLQLCKCKAFLLNFSDGLYDCYPKTLLLNGFSSPNYPGTMYLKLPKASLFPRYDPLEEFTMNCSGNTRYIQLDRTYRKGHENGPLKFLLWFAYVLGVLEGVTVLLVWLFLFRVHHDPVSTMQGYILVANGFKRFSYAELKKATRGFTQEIGRGGGGVVYKGVLLDRRVAAIKRLKEANQGEAEFLAEVSTIGRLNHMNLIETWGYCIEGKHRLLVYEYMEHGSLAQKLSSNTLDWEKRFQIALGTARGLAYLHEECLEWVLHCDVKPQNILLDSDYQPKVADFGMSKLRNRGGLDNSSFSRIRGTRGYMAPEWVFNLPITSKVDVYSYGIVVLEMVTGKSPTAIPDTDAQGETEQRGLIKWVRDRKNGIGARGSWIEGILDPVMQGGCDMRQLEILISVALECVEEDRDSRPTMSQIVEKLVRPEERPELEGYLTLS